The Peribacillus simplex genome contains a region encoding:
- a CDS encoding IS3 family transposase (programmed frameshift), which yields MTKYTIDEKLHAVLEYLEGKKSYKSIAQERNVGLSPLKRWVARYLKHGMEGLASSYTNYTLPFKLEVLKYMNEYGASINETAVHYNLPSDSTLLNWANQFKEGGIDALKPKKKGRLSMKKETKKTSPANGSQEALLAELEYLRAENAYPKKVECLSSRKGSLTKKEKAKVVHELRKQFDLNLLLSISKMARSTYYYWVNAFGREDKYTEIKSLIKEIFHTHKGRYGYRRITLELRNRGARINHKTVLRLMNELGLKSLVRMKKYRSYKGNIGKIAPNILARDFKAAKSNEKWVTDVTEFHLAGEKLYLSAILDLFNGEIIAYNIESRPVYPLVSKMLDKAFDRLESKDSPILHSDQGWHYQMKQYSHDLKRHNITQSMSRKGNCLDNAVIENFFGLLKSELLYLQEFESMEHFKQELEEYIHYYNHQRIKVKLKGMSPVDYRVHALKAA from the exons TTGACTAAATATACGATAGACGAAAAATTACATGCAGTTTTAGAGTACTTAGAAGGAAAAAAATCCTATAAATCCATTGCACAAGAAAGAAATGTAGGTTTATCCCCTCTGAAAAGATGGGTCGCTCGCTATCTAAAACATGGGATGGAAGGACTTGCTTCATCCTATACAAATTACACTCTGCCCTTTAAACTAGAGGTACTTAAATATATGAACGAATATGGGGCATCGATCAACGAGACCGCTGTACACTATAACCTTCCTTCCGATTCTACACTTTTGAATTGGGCAAATCAGTTTAAGGAAGGCGGTATAGACGCCCTTAAACCAAAGAAAAAGGGGCGTCTATCCATGAAAAAAGAAACCAAGAAAACATCGCCAGCTAATGGCTCTCAAGAAGCACTTCTTGCCGAATTAGAATACTTACGTGCAGAGAATGCCTATC CTAAAAAAGTTGAATGCCTTAGTTCAAGAAAAGGAAGCCTTACAAAGAAAGAAAAAGCGAAAGTAGTCCATGAACTAAGGAAACAATTTGATTTAAATCTGCTTCTATCCATTTCTAAAATGGCACGGAGTACGTACTATTATTGGGTAAACGCCTTCGGGCGTGAGGATAAATACACAGAAATTAAATCACTTATCAAAGAGATTTTCCATACGCATAAAGGGCGTTATGGGTATCGGCGTATCACCCTAGAATTACGTAACCGAGGTGCTCGCATCAATCATAAAACAGTTCTCCGATTGATGAATGAACTAGGATTGAAGTCATTGGTTCGCATGAAGAAATATCGTTCGTACAAAGGGAACATCGGCAAGATTGCGCCCAACATTCTAGCACGTGATTTCAAGGCGGCAAAGTCCAATGAAAAATGGGTGACAGACGTCACCGAATTCCATCTAGCTGGGGAGAAACTATACTTATCGGCCATTCTTGATTTGTTTAATGGTGAAATCATCGCCTATAATATCGAATCTCGGCCTGTTTATCCGCTCGTTTCCAAAATGCTGGATAAAGCCTTTGATCGCTTGGAATCGAAAGATTCACCCATTCTCCATTCAGATCAGGGCTGGCATTATCAGATGAAACAATACTCGCATGATTTGAAAAGACATAACATTACACAAAGCATGTCCCGCAAAGGAAATTGTCTCGATAATGCGGTCATTGAAAACTTCTTTGGCTTATTAAAATCCGAATTACTCTATCTTCAAGAATTTGAAAGCATGGAGCATTTCAAACAAGAACTAGAAGAATATATCCATTACTACAATCATCAGCGAATCAAGGTAAAATTAAAAGGCATGAGCCCGGTAGATTACCGGGTTCATGCCCTCAAGGCTGCCTAA